The following coding sequences are from one Triticum aestivum cultivar Chinese Spring chromosome 5A, IWGSC CS RefSeq v2.1, whole genome shotgun sequence window:
- the LOC123104904 gene encoding 9-cis-epoxycarotenoid dioxygenase NCED3, chloroplastic: MQTLTASTSVSSIQRHTPRRTGRSGSLSFSARAVSSPPRAPAPSRFVRGADAAPAKPLIAVPKAPAVERQEKKLNFFQRAAATALDAFEEGFVANVLERPHGLSRTVDPAVQIAGNFAPVGETPPVQALPVTGRIPPFINGVYARNGANPHFDPVAGHHLFDGDGMVHALRIRNGVAETYASRFTETERLQQERALGRPMFPKAIGELHGHSGIARLALFYARAACGLIDPSRGTGVANAGLVYFNGHLLAMSEDDIPYHVRVTDDGDLQTVGRYDFDGQLECPMIAHPKLDPATGELHALSYDVIKKPYLKYFYFKADGTKSADVEIPLDQPTMIHDFAITENYVVVPDHQVVFKLQEMLRGGSPVVLDKEKTSRFGVLPKCAADASEMVWVDVPDCFCFHLWNAWEEEESDEVVVIGSCMTPADSIFNESDECLESVLTEIRLNTRTGESTRRPILALSEQVNLEVGMVNSNLLGRKTRYAYLAVAEPWPKVSGFAKVDLATGELTKFEYGEGRFGGEPCFVPMDPAASRGEDDGYILTFVHDEAAGTSELLVVNAADMRLEATIQLPSRVPYGFHGTFVTGKELESQA; the protein is encoded by the coding sequence ATGCAGACACTCACAGCCTCCACCTCGGTCTCCTCCATACAGCGGCACACGCCGCGCCGCACGGGCCGGTCCGGCTCGCTCAGCTTCTCCGCCCGCGCCGTCAGCTCCCCGCCGCGCGCGCCGGCCCCGTCCCGGTTCGTGCGCGGCGCCGACGCCGCGCCGGCCAAGCCCCTCATTGCCGTCCCCAAGGCGCCCGCCGTGGAGAGGCAGGAGAAGAAGCTCAACTTCTTCCAGCGCGCCGCGGCCACGGCGCTCGACGCCTTCGAGGAGGGCTTCGTGGCCAACGTGCTGGAGCGCCCCCACGGCCTCTCCAGGACGGTCGACCCCGCGGTGCAGATCGCCGGCAACTTCGCGCCCGTCGGGGAGACCCCGCCCGTGCAGGCTCTGCCGGTCACCGGCCGCATCCCCCCTTTCATCAACGGTGTGTACGCCCGGAACGGCGCCAACCCGCACTTCGACCCCGTCGCCGGGCACCACCTGTTCGACGGCGACGGCATGGTGCACGCCCTGCGGATCCGCAACGGCGTCGCCGAGACCTACGCCTCCCGCTTCACCGAGACGGAGCGCCTGCAGCAGGAGCGCGCGCTCGGCCGCCCCATGTTCCCCAAGGCCATCGGCGAGCTCCACGGCCACTCCGGGATCGCGCGCCTTGCTCTGTTCTACGCCCGCGCGGCCTGCGGCCTCATCGACCCCTCGCGCGGCACTGGCGTGGCCAACGCCGGCCTTGTCTACTTCAACGGCCACCTCCTCGCCATGTCCGAGGACGACATCCCGTACCACGTCCGCGTCACCGACGACGGCGATCTCCAGACCGTCGGCCGCTACGACTTCGACGGGCAGCTCGAGTGCCCCATGATCGCGCACCCCAAACTCGACCCCGCCACCGGGGAGCTCCACGCGCTCAGCTACGACGTCATCAAGAAGCCCTACCTCAAGTACTTCTACTTCAAGGCCGACGGCACCAAGTCGGCCGACGTCGAGATCCCGCTGGACCAGCCCACCATGATCCACGACTTCGCCATCACCGAGAATTATGTCGTCGTGCCTGACCATCAGGTGGTGTTCAAGCTGCAAGAGATGCTGCGCGGCGGCTCGCCCGTGGTGCTCGACAAGGAGAAGACGTCCCGCTTCGGTGTGCTGCCAAAGTGCGCGGCGGACGCGTCGGAGATGGTGTGGGTGGACGTGCCGGACTGCTTCTGCTTCCACCTCTGGAACgcgtgggaggaggaggagagcgacgagGTGGTGGTGATCGGCTCCTGCATGACCCCCGCCGACTCCATCTTCAACGAGTCGGACGAGTGCCTGGAGAGCGTGCTCACGGAGATCCGCCTCAACACCCGCACCGGCGAGTCCACGCGGCGCCCCATCCTGGCGCTGTCGGAGCAGGTGAACCTGGAGGTCGGCATGGTGAACTCCAACCTCCTGGGCCGCAAGACGCGGTACGCCTACCTAGCCGTGGCCGAGCCGTGGCCCAAGGTGTCCGGGTTCGCCAAGGTGGACCTCGCCACGGGGGAGCTCACCAAGTTCGAGTACGGCGAGGGCCGGTTCGGCGGCGAGCCCTGCTTCGTGCCCATGGACCCGGCCGCGTCCCGCGGCGAGGACGACGGGTACATTCTCACCTTCGTTCACGACGAGGCCGCCGGCACCTCGGAGCTCCTTGTGGTCAATGCCGCCGACATGCGGCTGGAGGCGACGATCCAGCTGCCGTCCCGGGTGCCGTACGGCTTCCACGgcaccttcgtcaccggcaagGAGCTCGAATCTCAGGCCTGA